Proteins from one Impatiens glandulifera chromosome 2, dImpGla2.1, whole genome shotgun sequence genomic window:
- the LOC124924626 gene encoding keratin, type I cytoskeletal 10-like — translation MDNYVSVVTRYVHGANCSRANPFDDDEPMDMFDVNDDTDELDAALLIEFVNISAEERRILDQPVQENLHLEEEGIVQEPKKALLTHEEEVVEEDVVEESTQAPNNENIVISPVVRTEEAQEKEAENKYASYVRPLPFPNIIVGSVHENVNNPLHYSSDLYERFQRAERELLEEEQNEACKVSEKSQLEQSMHIHTHFEPFQSMAAESQENSSNEETSAKGIKFLKSMTFVLSSLQKNMVSMGSNMIKALNTQKEERKEFVEVVKVLTELDNTLKNNTKFQAIVNAKADAERDQPRITQGESSRRSDGVSIGTTSRRAPSNDENPRPTKRDGGRSGGDRGDRSSGGGRGRHFGFDQRGRASGGDRDGRPSGSGRGGRSLPPFLNLQSGQDMSPTDPRFLKQCLFDDVMNIGFGSL, via the exons ATGGATAATTACGTCTCGGTTGTTACCCGATACGTTCATGGCGCTAATTGCTCTAGAGCAAATCCTTTCGATGATGATGAACCGATGGATATGTTTGATGTTAATGATGATACagatgagctagatgctgctctcttAATTGAATTTGTGAATATTTCTGCGGAAGAAAGACGTATTTTGGATCAACCTGTTCAAGAGAATCTTCATTTAGAAGAAGAAGGGATTGTTCAAGAGCCTAAAAAAGCTCTTTTAACGCATGAGGAAgaagttgttgaagaagatgttgtCGAGGAGTCTACTCAAGCTcctaataatgaaaatattgtgATATCCCCTGTTGTGAGAACAGAGGAAGCCCAAGAGAAGGAGGCTGAA aaCAAATATGCAAGTTATGTCAGGCCTCTTCCATTCCCAAATATcattgtgggaagtgttcatgaAAATGTCAACAATCCTCTTCACTACTCTAGTGATctgtatgaaagatttcagagagctgaaagAGAATTGTTAGAAGAAGAGCAGAATGAAGCTTGTAAGGTGTCTGAGAAGAGTCAACTGGAGCAATCCATGCATATTCATACCCATTTTGAACCTTTTCAGagtatggcagcagaatctCAAGAGAACTCATCTAATGAAGAAACCTCTGCTAAAGGTATCAAGTTTCTAAAGTCTATGACATTTGTGCTCTCCTCTCTTCAGAAGAACATGGTTTCTATGGGATCAAACATGATAAAAGCTTTGAACACccagaaagaagagagaaaggaatTTGTTGAGGTTGTCAAAGTGCTTACTGAATTGGACAATACTCTAAAGAAcaacac AAAGTTTCAAGCAATAGTGAACGCGAAAGCCGATGCAGAAAGAGATCAACCTCGAATCACCCAAGgcgagtcaagtagaagaagtgaCGGTGTGTCAATCGGCACTACATCTAGACGAGCGCCAAGCAACGATGAAAATCCTAGGCCAACTAAAAGAGACGGAGGTCGAAGCGGAGGTGATCGTGGAGACCGAAGCAGTGGTGGTGGTCGTGGTAGGCATTTTGGCTTTGATCAAAGAGGTCGTGCCAGTGGCGGTGATCGTGATGGTAGACcaagtggaagcggtcgtggtggtcgcagtCTTCCTCCTTTTCTAAATCTGCAAAGCGGTCAAGacatgagtccaaccgatcctcga TTTCTCAAACAATGTTTATTTGATGATGTtatgaatattggttttggaagtTTGTGA